The segment GCGACGCCCGGATCCAGGACCTGCTGAAGGAGACGTTCAAGGCGTTCAACGGATCGGGGCCGGAGCTGGCGCGGCTGATCCAGTCCGGGCGCGATCTGATCGACGAGGCGAACGCGAGTTACGGGCAGACCAGCCAGCTGATCGATCAGGCCGGCCCGTTCCTGGACTCCCAGATCACCGCGGGTGACGACATCCGTTCCAGTGCGGACGGGCTGGCCCGGCTGACCACCGAGGTCGCCAACGCCGACTCCCAGTTCCGTTCGACGTTGCAGACCGTGCCCGGGGCGGTGGCGGAGGCGAACACCACGTTCGAAGGTATCCGGCCGACGTTCCCGGTGCTGGCCGCGAACCTGGCCAACTTCGGCCGCATCGGAGTGATCTATCACAAGTCGATCGAGCAGGCCCTGGTCATCTTCCCGGCGTTGATGGCCGCGTTGCTCACCGTCGCCAGCGGTGTGCCCGCCGACGAGGGCGGCAAGCTCGACTTCAAGGTCAACCTCGGCGATTCGCCGCCGTGCTCCACGGGCTTCATCCCGCCCTCGGAGATCCGCTCGCCGGCCGATACCACCCTGCGTGAGCTGCCGACGGACCTGTACTGCAAGACAGCGCAGAACGACCCCGCGGTGGTGCGCGGTGCCCGCAACTACCCGTGCCAGGAGTTCCCCGGTAAGCGCGCGCCCACCGTGCAGCTGTGCCGTGACCCGGCCGGTTATGTGCCGATCGGCAGCAACCCGTGGCGTGGTCCGCCGGTGCCGTATGACACCCCGATCACCGATCCGCGGAACATCACGCCGCCGAACAAGTTCCCGAACATCCCACCGGCCAACGATTACGACCCGGGCGCACCCGCGGTCCAGCTGCCTCCGGGTGTGACACCGGGACCGGGTCCGGCCCCGAATGCACCGTTCCCGAATCCGGTGCCGCCGAACGACAATGCGCCCGCACCACCGTGGCCGTACTACGCGCCGCCGGACCAGGTACTGCCCCCCTACGGCCGCCAGGTCCCGATGCCGCCATTGCCGCCGGGTACGCCGATCTACCGGCCCCCGGGCTCGACGGCGCCCGGACTGGCTCCGCCGCCGGAGGCGCTGCTGCCCCCGCCGCCCGCGCCGGGCCCACCGCCGCCGGCTCCGGGTCCGCTGCCGGCTGAACAGCCCCTTGCCAGCGCTGCATTGACGAGCACCTACGATCCGAAGACGGGTGTCTTCGCCGACCCGGCGAGCGGCGAGACCGGGGTGTTCGCACCCGGTAGCGACGAGTTCACACCCGCGGAGAACTGGGTGGATCTGATGATGGCGCCGAGGCAGATGTAGATGCCTGACCTGAACGACACTGAGCACAACACCGAAGAGAGCATCGAGAGCAGGCGGACCCGGAGGCGGGCATCACGGGCTGCGGGCCCGGCGGCCGCGCCGGTGGGCGAGCCCACCGCCAAGGTGGTCGTGAGCGCGCCGGTGCCCCGCCCGACACCGTCGGCGCCCATCGCGCTGCCCCCGCGCCAACCCCATCGTGCGATGGTCGCCCTGGTGTCCGGGGTGGCCGCGCTGATCGCTGCTGCCGCACTGGTGGCGGTGGTGGCCGTGCTGATGGTGCAGCACCGTCACGCGGAGGATGTGCAGGCGCGGGATCAGCGGTTCGTCGACACCGCCGAACAGACCGTGATGAACATGTTCAGCTACGACCAGAACACCATCGACGAGAGCGTGAACCGGTTCGTCGACGGCACCAGCGGTCCGTTGCGGGACATGCTGAGCCAGGACAACAACGTCGACAATCTCAAGGCGATCTTCCGCGACACCAATGCCACCTCCGAGGCGGTCATCAGCGGTGCCGCGCTGGAGAAGGTCGACGAGATCGGCGGCAATGCCGCGGTGCTGGTCTCGGTGCGGGTCACCGTCACCGACCTGGAGGGCGTCAACAAGCCGTCCCAGCCCTATCGGATGCGGGTGATCGTGCACGAGGACGACAACGGCCACATGACCGGCTACGACCTGAAGTACCCCGAGGGTGGAAACTGATGCGCACCAGACTGGTTCAGCTGGCTGTAGCGGTCTTCGCGCTCGGTCTGATCGCCCTGTCGGCGGCGGCGGGTGGGTTGTACTGGGACCGGGTGCAGACCCGTGCCGCCGAGCAGGCCGAGGCGGTCCTGCCGGGTCTGGCCATCGAGCAGATCCCGCGGGTGTTCGGCTACGACTTCCAGACCGTCGAGCGCAGTCTCACCGAAGCCGCGACGCTACTGACGCCGGAGTAC is part of the Mycobacterium adipatum genome and harbors:
- a CDS encoding MCE family protein — its product is MLTRLTRLQLSIFAVVTVLTVTAISAFYLHVPAAMGIGTYDVTAEFKAGGGLYSNANVTYRGVTIGRVEAVGLTNDGVQAQMRLNTDTEVPENVTATVKSVSAVGEQYIDLVPPSDEDGGAAPGLLRNGSNIGVERTAIGQDIAGMLKQADDLVASVGDARIQDLLKETFKAFNGSGPELARLIQSGRDLIDEANASYGQTSQLIDQAGPFLDSQITAGDDIRSSADGLARLTTEVANADSQFRSTLQTVPGAVAEANTTFEGIRPTFPVLAANLANFGRIGVIYHKSIEQALVIFPALMAALLTVASGVPADEGGKLDFKVNLGDSPPCSTGFIPPSEIRSPADTTLRELPTDLYCKTAQNDPAVVRGARNYPCQEFPGKRAPTVQLCRDPAGYVPIGSNPWRGPPVPYDTPITDPRNITPPNKFPNIPPANDYDPGAPAVQLPPGVTPGPGPAPNAPFPNPVPPNDNAPAPPWPYYAPPDQVLPPYGRQVPMPPLPPGTPIYRPPGSTAPGLAPPPEALLPPPPAPGPPPPAPGPLPAEQPLASAALTSTYDPKTGVFADPASGETGVFAPGSDEFTPAENWVDLMMAPRQM
- a CDS encoding mammalian cell entry protein; the protein is MPDLNDTEHNTEESIESRRTRRRASRAAGPAAAPVGEPTAKVVVSAPVPRPTPSAPIALPPRQPHRAMVALVSGVAALIAAAALVAVVAVLMVQHRHAEDVQARDQRFVDTAEQTVMNMFSYDQNTIDESVNRFVDGTSGPLRDMLSQDNNVDNLKAIFRDTNATSEAVISGAALEKVDEIGGNAAVLVSVRVTVTDLEGVNKPSQPYRMRVIVHEDDNGHMTGYDLKYPEGGN